In the genome of Taurinivorans muris, one region contains:
- the leuS gene encoding leucine--tRNA ligase produces MALPNRYDAESIELKWQQYWVDNNSFNCEIDETRQKYYVLEMFPYPSGNIHMGHVRNYSIGDVVARFRRMQGYNVMHPMGWDAFGLPAENAAIKNNIHPGSWTYSNIDNMRKQLKRLGYSYDWRREVATCHPKYYKWEQEFFLKWLEKGLVYRKKAPQNWCPNCHTVLANEQVEDGKCWRCDTLVEQKELTQWFLKITDYADELLADLQKLSGGWPERVLSMQNNWIGKSIGAEAVFKLENGKGEIKIFTTRPDTIFGVTFMTLAPEHPIVDSLIAGVENEAELRAFITKIRNMDKIARQSDSNEKEGIFTGSYAINPFTGERIPIWLGNFVLAEYGTGAVMAVPAHDQRDFEFAKKYSIPLKAVISKDGADYDAAGLECAYTEPGIMINSGEFSGLSNEEGKGKIIEALEKNGFGKKTVNFRLRDWNISRQRYWGAPIPVVYCEDCGMVAVKQEDLPVLLPLDVKTHEDGRSPLPTFDAFVNTTCPKCGKPAKRETDTMDTFVESSWYFARYTDARNDEAPFSGKALSYWLPVDQYIGGVEHAILHLLYSRFFTKVLRDLGYMPKSIDEPFSNLLTQGMVLKDGSKMSKSKGNVVDPTEMIAQYGADTVRLFCLFAAPPERDFDWSETGIEGSYRFLQRVWRLYHEVRPNIYGVKACSSTKEQADSAPAKALRLREHSTVKKVSDDIGSRYQFNTAIAAIMELVNETYALKDELAKTENGKAILSSAMATVITLLAPITPHVCEEFWSDLGFAGTVSAENWPHYKEDALEKDILTIVIQINGKLRGKIDVPSSAGKEELEQFALNEPNIQKHLEGLTVRKVIVIPQKLVNIVAN; encoded by the coding sequence ATGGCATTGCCAAATCGTTATGATGCAGAGTCCATTGAATTAAAATGGCAGCAATATTGGGTGGACAATAACAGTTTCAATTGTGAAATCGATGAAACACGTCAAAAATATTATGTTTTGGAAATGTTCCCCTATCCCTCTGGCAATATTCACATGGGACATGTGCGGAACTATTCCATCGGTGATGTTGTTGCGCGTTTTCGCCGCATGCAGGGGTATAATGTCATGCACCCCATGGGCTGGGATGCTTTTGGTCTGCCAGCGGAAAACGCCGCTATTAAAAACAATATCCATCCCGGTTCATGGACGTATTCCAATATTGACAACATGCGTAAGCAATTGAAAAGATTAGGATATTCATACGATTGGCGCAGAGAAGTCGCAACTTGCCACCCTAAATATTACAAATGGGAACAGGAATTTTTCTTAAAGTGGCTTGAAAAGGGTTTGGTCTACCGTAAAAAAGCGCCTCAAAACTGGTGTCCGAACTGTCATACCGTTCTTGCCAACGAGCAGGTGGAAGACGGTAAATGCTGGCGCTGCGACACTCTTGTCGAACAAAAAGAATTAACGCAGTGGTTTTTGAAAATCACGGATTATGCCGATGAACTTTTGGCAGACTTGCAAAAATTATCCGGTGGCTGGCCCGAACGCGTTTTATCCATGCAAAATAACTGGATAGGCAAATCAATAGGCGCTGAAGCCGTTTTCAAATTGGAAAACGGAAAAGGCGAAATCAAAATTTTCACAACCCGCCCCGATACGATTTTCGGTGTTACGTTTATGACTTTGGCTCCGGAACATCCAATTGTGGACAGCCTTATTGCCGGTGTTGAAAACGAAGCTGAACTTCGCGCCTTCATCACCAAAATCCGTAATATGGATAAAATCGCCCGTCAATCCGATTCCAACGAAAAAGAGGGTATTTTTACCGGTTCTTACGCCATCAATCCTTTTACGGGCGAAAGAATACCTATTTGGCTTGGCAACTTTGTTTTGGCGGAATACGGCACCGGTGCCGTCATGGCTGTTCCCGCCCATGATCAAAGGGACTTCGAATTTGCCAAGAAATATTCTATCCCGTTGAAAGCCGTTATTTCAAAAGACGGTGCGGATTATGACGCCGCCGGTCTTGAATGTGCCTACACGGAACCCGGAATCATGATAAATTCCGGCGAGTTTTCCGGTTTATCCAATGAAGAAGGCAAAGGAAAAATTATTGAAGCCCTTGAAAAAAACGGCTTTGGCAAAAAAACGGTCAATTTCCGTCTGCGTGACTGGAATATTTCCCGCCAGCGCTATTGGGGGGCTCCTATTCCTGTTGTGTACTGCGAAGATTGCGGAATGGTGGCAGTAAAGCAGGAAGATTTGCCGGTTCTTCTTCCTCTTGATGTGAAAACCCATGAGGACGGACGTTCTCCTTTGCCGACTTTTGACGCTTTTGTGAACACAACTTGTCCGAAATGCGGAAAACCCGCAAAACGTGAAACTGACACCATGGATACTTTTGTGGAATCTTCCTGGTATTTTGCCCGCTATACGGACGCCAGAAACGATGAAGCTCCTTTTTCCGGGAAAGCGTTATCATATTGGCTTCCTGTCGATCAATACATCGGCGGCGTCGAACATGCCATTCTGCACTTGCTGTATTCCCGTTTCTTTACGAAAGTTTTGCGTGATTTAGGGTATATGCCGAAATCCATTGATGAACCTTTCAGCAATCTTTTAACGCAGGGAATGGTGCTCAAAGACGGTTCAAAAATGTCCAAATCAAAAGGCAATGTCGTTGATCCCACGGAAATGATCGCTCAATACGGAGCGGACACTGTCCGTTTATTCTGCTTGTTTGCCGCCCCTCCTGAAAGGGATTTTGACTGGAGTGAAACGGGAATTGAAGGTTCTTACCGTTTCCTGCAGCGCGTATGGCGTTTGTATCATGAAGTGCGCCCGAATATTTATGGTGTAAAAGCCTGTTCGTCCACTAAGGAACAAGCCGATTCCGCTCCGGCAAAAGCTTTGCGTCTGCGTGAGCATTCAACGGTGAAAAAAGTTAGCGACGACATTGGCAGCAGATATCAATTCAATACCGCCATTGCCGCTATTATGGAACTTGTGAATGAAACTTACGCGTTAAAAGACGAACTTGCAAAAACAGAAAACGGCAAAGCGATTTTATCTTCCGCCATGGCAACCGTTATCACCTTGCTTGCGCCGATTACTCCCCATGTTTGCGAAGAGTTTTGGAGCGATTTGGGCTTTGCGGGAACCGTCAGTGCCGAAAATTGGCCGCATTACAAAGAAGATGCTTTGGAAAAAGACATTCTTACCATTGTGATACAAATTAACGGCAAATTACGCGGTAAAATTGATGTGCCTTCTTCCGCAGGCAAAGAAGAGCTTGAACAATTCGCTCTGAACGAACCTAATATCCAAAAACATCTGGAAGGGCTGACAGTGAGAAAAGTCATTGTCATTCCTCAAAAACTTGTCAATATCGTTGCGAATTGA
- the nusB gene encoding transcription antitermination factor NusB, with amino-acid sequence MQTTKSVPRRLSRIKAFQFLYGLEFAEIQDVQRLENNYKNFPTQEGDEENICEGFTWELILGVWQNSKELDFIVQQYSKKWRLDRVGKVELCLLRLALFEMKFRDDIPDKVAINEALELNKIFGEERSQAFINGILDNYSKSKNENK; translated from the coding sequence ATGCAAACTACGAAAAGCGTTCCGCGCCGTTTATCCAGAATTAAAGCCTTTCAATTTCTTTACGGTCTTGAATTTGCCGAAATACAAGATGTTCAGCGCCTTGAAAACAATTATAAGAATTTTCCGACCCAAGAAGGTGATGAAGAAAATATCTGCGAAGGGTTCACATGGGAACTTATCCTCGGTGTTTGGCAAAATTCCAAAGAGCTTGATTTCATTGTTCAGCAATATTCCAAGAAATGGCGTTTGGACAGAGTGGGAAAAGTGGAGCTTTGCCTTCTTCGCCTCGCCCTTTTTGAAATGAAATTCAGGGATGATATTCCCGATAAGGTTGCTATCAATGAGGCTCTGGAATTGAATAAAATTTTTGGCGAAGAACGCTCGCAGGCTTTTATCAACGGTATTTTGGACAATTATTCAAAATCGAAAAACGAAAACAAATAA
- the ribE gene encoding 6,7-dimethyl-8-ribityllumazine synthase, which translates to MYHIKTVEGLMEAKGYKIAIIASRFNDFMVNSLIGGAVDYLVRHGADKDDLTIVRVPGAFEMPIVAKKLAESKKYDGIVAVGAVIRGATPHFDFVAAETTKGLAHVSLEYGIPVGFGLLTTDNMEQAIERSGSKAGNKGVEAASALLETLQVLKQL; encoded by the coding sequence ATGTACCATATCAAAACCGTTGAAGGATTAATGGAAGCAAAAGGATATAAAATCGCAATTATCGCTTCCCGTTTTAATGATTTTATGGTAAATTCCCTTATTGGCGGCGCTGTCGATTATTTGGTCCGGCACGGTGCGGATAAGGATGATTTGACTATCGTTCGGGTACCGGGGGCGTTTGAAATGCCTATCGTTGCCAAAAAACTCGCCGAAAGCAAAAAATATGACGGCATTGTCGCCGTTGGCGCCGTAATCCGCGGTGCCACGCCTCATTTTGATTTTGTCGCTGCCGAAACAACAAAAGGGCTTGCCCATGTTTCGCTCGAATACGGCATTCCTGTCGGTTTCGGTTTATTAACCACCGATAATATGGAACAAGCTATTGAGCGCTCAGGCAGCAAAGCCGGCAATAAAGGTGTGGAAGCCGCTTCCGCTCTTCTTGAAACTTTGCAGGTTCTCAAACAATTATAA